A DNA window from Pseudoalteromonas spongiae UST010723-006 contains the following coding sequences:
- the dpdH gene encoding protein DpdH, whose product MSLQSYWPTEANVHNCIQSEAERLSDKLLVAVHHPTKLISTDYGTQTPEVRTQQDLLERLLHTNDIIPLLGESGSGKSHLIRWLHAVANTHPKAIEENWHIIRIPKNASLSQVLNIMLKGLDGEVFEQARERIGQVSNSLSEETTRDLLFTHINEALKAQPGQLKNEGRSLQAEGKLTAEKKAEIRDQINFATQLDHFFADPHIKAKFSGPKSVINNRVSRLIESKSYADLLDEHFDLSENDFLFSSSEEVSVHLGSQAKNAYANLQLESDESKRKMAAVVTNQAIERACKLMFNRLFQFSTGNFQDLFKEIRKYLLAENKTLVVLVEDLAAISAIDDVLIESLLEQDQNDGVQVLCKMKSVIAATDGLESYQSHRSTIWTRGTYEWRLPSDNDIRQFPELAFTGDDVLDFCARYINAARHGLEGIAKFADETKVSEGIPAWNQELSDADGKILKDFGCSPSGISLFPYNRQAILKLAQKHVFSGGRPRFNPRVAIQHVLLAILRDHNKSFQEGRYPSAWFEGQLNEFRHDETAQQILLNVSNPEMAKRLVGFMSLYTDADTVKDNLAQVSKGQAQIFGLDASMFEEDATVESTGKITVVETPPTPVPSRKEIPTPTKKTEPKQTPAQDPLKRKVEEWFAGTAQLDQGLSNQLRQGLYQMLEQHKAFADYSVDKSKKWGAQENKSLLEFALKERSIINIGVPGSATNNSNKKVVNAFADKELSDALESMELKRQMLAILRFAENNPTEKSKAGQAKGWGYPEGFDDYIHYQEFARKWVPAAMQTCLKVAKQSGVGSLAQQIALAKNLGVDLSAKSQRLSNLVLSSEHIRDKLADPINDRHKDVLNRWLEGWDSNRAKWLRTVSVGANNAIHPIDFQGTFKQVSEVPSSTSDLLPIVRELKTEAQLFAEYLDGTETKAQLTELLESLDLIYKQIPDEMRPNYHVQLKTVRSKVKELQKIVTSDTPKSVLGLKESNDPLKLLHKISGQELKKWKEVLEDWKAIFPQVIRMIQKFNHENGSNKVEHYKQAINDRLMVLEASLAVLGGQNES is encoded by the coding sequence ATGAGTCTTCAATCTTACTGGCCAACCGAAGCCAACGTTCATAATTGTATTCAAAGTGAAGCAGAGCGATTAAGCGATAAACTTCTGGTTGCTGTTCACCATCCGACAAAATTGATTTCAACCGATTATGGCACCCAGACGCCTGAAGTGAGAACCCAGCAAGACCTGTTAGAGAGATTGCTTCACACGAACGACATCATCCCGTTGTTGGGGGAGTCGGGCAGCGGAAAGTCGCACCTTATTCGTTGGCTTCATGCCGTTGCGAATACGCATCCGAAGGCCATTGAAGAAAACTGGCACATTATTCGTATTCCCAAAAATGCCAGCCTTTCGCAAGTGCTAAATATCATGCTTAAGGGGCTAGATGGCGAGGTTTTCGAGCAAGCCCGCGAGCGTATTGGTCAGGTGAGTAATTCACTAAGCGAGGAAACGACCCGAGACTTACTGTTTACGCACATCAATGAGGCGTTAAAAGCTCAACCAGGACAGCTTAAAAATGAAGGGCGTTCCCTTCAGGCAGAAGGGAAGCTAACGGCTGAAAAGAAAGCCGAAATCCGGGATCAAATTAATTTTGCCACGCAACTCGATCATTTTTTCGCTGACCCACATATTAAGGCGAAATTCTCAGGACCAAAATCGGTTATCAATAACCGAGTTTCGCGATTAATCGAAAGTAAGAGTTATGCAGATCTGCTTGATGAACATTTTGACTTGTCTGAAAACGACTTTTTGTTTTCTTCCAGTGAAGAAGTTTCTGTTCATCTTGGTAGCCAGGCGAAAAATGCATACGCAAACCTGCAGTTAGAGTCTGATGAGTCTAAACGCAAAATGGCAGCGGTTGTTACCAACCAAGCGATTGAACGGGCATGTAAGCTTATGTTTAACCGCTTGTTCCAGTTTAGTACCGGTAACTTCCAGGATTTGTTTAAAGAAATCCGTAAGTACCTCTTGGCTGAAAATAAAACACTGGTTGTGCTGGTGGAAGATCTGGCTGCGATTTCCGCAATTGATGACGTTTTGATTGAAAGTTTGTTGGAACAAGATCAGAACGACGGCGTACAGGTTTTGTGTAAGATGAAATCTGTCATTGCTGCGACAGATGGTCTGGAAAGCTATCAAAGCCATAGAAGTACCATTTGGACACGCGGAACCTATGAATGGCGTTTGCCGTCAGATAATGATATTCGGCAGTTTCCTGAGTTGGCTTTTACCGGTGACGATGTTCTGGATTTTTGCGCAAGATATATCAACGCAGCCCGTCATGGCTTAGAAGGTATTGCGAAGTTTGCAGATGAAACGAAAGTCAGTGAAGGTATCCCTGCTTGGAACCAAGAACTAAGCGACGCTGATGGCAAAATACTTAAAGATTTTGGTTGCTCTCCAAGTGGTATTTCGCTGTTTCCTTACAATAGACAGGCTATTTTAAAACTGGCTCAAAAGCATGTGTTTAGTGGTGGTCGTCCCCGCTTCAATCCACGCGTCGCGATTCAACATGTGTTGTTGGCCATACTTCGTGATCACAACAAGAGTTTCCAAGAAGGACGCTATCCGAGTGCTTGGTTCGAAGGCCAGCTAAATGAATTTCGTCATGACGAAACAGCGCAGCAAATCTTACTCAACGTTTCTAATCCCGAGATGGCGAAGCGACTTGTCGGCTTTATGTCCTTGTATACGGATGCGGATACCGTCAAGGATAACCTTGCGCAGGTAAGTAAAGGGCAAGCGCAAATATTTGGTCTAGATGCATCAATGTTCGAAGAAGATGCTACCGTGGAGTCTACTGGGAAAATTACGGTCGTCGAAACACCCCCAACGCCTGTTCCATCTAGAAAGGAAATACCGACACCAACCAAAAAAACGGAACCCAAGCAGACCCCTGCGCAAGATCCCTTGAAGAGAAAAGTGGAAGAGTGGTTTGCGGGTACAGCGCAGTTAGATCAGGGGTTGAGTAATCAGTTGCGACAAGGCCTGTACCAAATGCTGGAACAGCATAAAGCTTTCGCAGACTACTCCGTTGATAAGTCGAAAAAATGGGGGGCACAAGAGAATAAAAGCTTGCTTGAATTCGCTCTAAAAGAGCGCTCGATTATCAATATTGGTGTTCCGGGTTCGGCGACGAACAACTCCAACAAGAAGGTAGTGAATGCTTTTGCAGATAAAGAGTTATCAGACGCATTAGAGTCAATGGAGTTGAAAAGGCAAATGTTGGCCATTTTGCGCTTTGCAGAAAATAATCCGACGGAAAAATCCAAAGCAGGTCAAGCAAAAGGGTGGGGCTACCCAGAAGGTTTTGATGATTACATTCATTACCAAGAGTTTGCGCGGAAATGGGTGCCAGCGGCGATGCAAACTTGCCTGAAAGTCGCTAAACAATCGGGTGTCGGGTCTTTGGCGCAACAAATTGCGTTAGCAAAAAATCTTGGCGTTGATTTATCGGCTAAATCTCAAAGGCTCAGTAACCTTGTACTTAGTTCAGAGCATATCAGGGATAAACTTGCCGATCCGATAAACGATAGACACAAAGACGTGCTGAACAGATGGCTTGAAGGTTGGGACAGCAACCGTGCCAAGTGGTTACGTACTGTCTCTGTGGGCGCGAATAATGCGATCCACCCAATTGATTTCCAAGGTACCTTTAAGCAGGTGAGTGAAGTACCAAGTAGCACTTCCGACTTGCTGCCTATTGTTCGAGAGTTAAAAACCGAGGCGCAACTGTTTGCTGAGTATCTGGATGGAACAGAGACCAAAGCACAGTTAACAGAACTGTTGGAGTCGTTAGATCTGATTTACAAACAGATCCCGGACGAGATGAGACCTAATTACCATGTTCAGCTTAAAACAGTGCGTAGCAAGGTGAAGGAGTTACAAAAAATCGTAACTTCGGATACCCCTAAATCAGTGTTAGGGCTTAAAGAGAGTAATGACCCATTGAAGTTACTGCACAAGATAAGTGGACAAGAGCTGAAAAAGTGGAAAGAGGTGCTCGAAGACTGGAAAGCCATCTTCCCTCAAGTTATTAGGATGATTCAGAAGTTTAATCACGAAAATGGTTCAAACAAGGTGGAACACTATAAGCAGGCGATCAATGACCGCTTGATGGTGCTAGAAGCAAGCCTTGCGGTATTAGGAGGTCAGAATGAGTCTTAA
- the dpdG gene encoding protein DpdG produces MAIINNANRGSHIPTLLLIDELLAKYSTKNLGKYFPRSQLLGAAMPESLYLRKEKNEAGTYSINTNAKDKMTESLDFWSEYGLWDSTTIENGEKGYQCNDLSATHRNLPKRVLDVISRHYYPDGNLHITLEEFRNNAELSRDFSTFVFAMCFFLHQEESNFQSQNFLTQSKAREMMSGAVQSGDVRITFNKSEEAGVMDYGHLLGFLEVVGKDTYIVDPTRFVMWYLNDIFKGQSALSIQEFLDKLNRILPIFDTGPYQEALPNYLNTKRPSMNFNDGNVLMSSALSLALFRLENMKLLRLEVRSDSTVRFDLNLPTSAVKQVTHIQFVGEVA; encoded by the coding sequence ATGGCAATCATAAATAATGCAAACCGAGGCAGCCATATCCCGACTCTGCTGCTCATAGATGAATTGCTGGCGAAATACAGCACCAAAAATCTGGGTAAATACTTTCCGCGTTCTCAATTGTTAGGGGCTGCAATGCCAGAGTCTCTCTATTTGAGAAAAGAGAAAAATGAAGCGGGTACCTACAGCATAAACACCAACGCAAAAGATAAAATGACGGAGTCGCTAGACTTTTGGTCTGAATACGGCTTGTGGGATTCGACAACTATTGAGAATGGCGAAAAAGGTTACCAATGCAATGATCTTTCGGCGACGCATCGGAATTTACCGAAACGAGTTTTGGATGTGATCTCTCGGCATTACTACCCTGATGGAAACCTGCACATTACGCTGGAAGAATTCCGAAATAATGCTGAACTATCGCGGGATTTCAGTACCTTTGTTTTTGCAATGTGCTTTTTTCTGCATCAGGAAGAATCTAACTTTCAAAGCCAGAATTTTCTTACCCAAAGTAAAGCCCGTGAAATGATGTCGGGTGCCGTTCAAAGTGGCGACGTGAGAATTACTTTCAACAAGTCAGAAGAAGCCGGTGTTATGGATTATGGCCACCTTCTCGGCTTTTTGGAGGTCGTAGGAAAAGATACATATATTGTTGACCCAACACGATTCGTGATGTGGTACTTGAATGACATTTTTAAAGGCCAGTCGGCCTTGTCAATTCAGGAGTTTCTGGACAAGTTAAACCGCATACTTCCAATCTTTGATACTGGGCCTTATCAAGAAGCGCTACCTAACTATTTGAACACAAAGCGACCTTCTATGAACTTTAACGATGGTAATGTGCTAATGTCATCTGCGTTGAGCTTAGCCTTGTTCCGGCTTGAAAATATGAAACTGCTTCGGCTGGAAGTGCGCTCAGACAGTACGGTGCGCTTTGATTTAAATCTACCTACATCTGCGGTAAAGCAAGTGACACACATTCAATTTGTTGGTGAGGTGGCGTAA
- the dpdF gene encoding protein DpdF: MRFWDFYPLEKKSELLSNIAVFNETQFKSRLVQALESSNLSLNEFWYLVKDLLAGDNKGNESSLFFGIRPTLEQIKTASKCGLEFDAASMSVVLNQKALSDYIKPVYALKRKRYSEEPKHDPILKNLNLPYSTYTSQAQQEAVRTALSSEIDTTVIVNLPTGCGKTLVTEALTAFSKTDELNIVVVPTTALALDQARRMKTFVQNMGFPAAPEYAWRGDLRPEVKARIKADILSGQQWVLFVSPESLVGGLLPTLFKVAKSQKLKNVVFDEAHLIDTWGESFRPEFQKVGALLSTLRQMGGVFRTVFLSATFSEQTLTTITTLFGQPQKPPVLVNGAFLRPEPITRKTKVPEGTYFDEIIGKVLSSPKPLIVYGATKSDCTDLYNRLSELDIARIRLFTGDTGDDERNRVIRDWSENGVDIIVATSAFGVGMDKSDVRTVIHAGISENIDAFYQEIGRSGRDGKAAYCEVIYHANQLNRRNQNKKISTELGHARWQAMWKSKTEVSENIYQIRVTAQASHIERYTEANENWNWKTLLMMQRAGLIRLSYPDVSGLPSEHEDQPEFWKDFSSKVLVEIRHDRHVVEDTWDSIVGPHRKREIQIERQRFKDLLEWLNDQTQLCDVLQKSYQLDGYMPDKVCGACDVVNNTPERLSLVGQSVRVTKPFEDFPENSLFYFEYSPYTLESIVKAFRQALIDGKVSMLVCSEQFLKNAEPYLKQLKYLVWFYAPLSDYLKDKCALHDYPKFIIQDDVSGPAAPKLPDEWLEKHSNIFVANAQLNDPDHPYRKWWESDNSIQPLANIVSS; encoded by the coding sequence ATGCGCTTTTGGGACTTTTACCCATTAGAAAAGAAATCGGAACTTCTTAGTAATATTGCCGTGTTTAACGAGACGCAGTTTAAGAGTCGACTAGTGCAAGCTTTAGAATCTTCTAATTTGAGTCTCAATGAGTTTTGGTATCTGGTTAAAGATCTGCTCGCGGGTGATAACAAGGGTAACGAATCCAGCCTTTTTTTTGGGATCAGACCGACCTTAGAGCAGATTAAGACCGCTTCGAAATGTGGGTTGGAGTTTGATGCGGCATCGATGTCAGTAGTTTTGAATCAAAAGGCGTTATCAGATTATATAAAGCCCGTTTATGCGCTAAAGAGGAAGCGTTATTCCGAAGAGCCTAAGCATGATCCGATCCTGAAAAACCTAAATTTGCCGTATTCGACTTATACCAGTCAGGCTCAGCAGGAAGCGGTGAGAACAGCACTTTCTTCAGAGATTGATACGACAGTTATCGTTAATCTACCCACAGGGTGTGGAAAAACCCTAGTGACAGAGGCGTTGACGGCATTTTCCAAAACGGATGAGTTAAACATCGTTGTTGTGCCAACGACGGCGCTTGCGTTAGATCAGGCTCGGAGAATGAAAACCTTTGTTCAAAATATGGGTTTTCCTGCTGCGCCAGAATATGCCTGGCGGGGCGATCTTAGACCGGAAGTAAAAGCGCGTATCAAAGCGGACATTTTGTCAGGCCAACAATGGGTATTGTTTGTCTCACCTGAGTCTTTGGTAGGCGGTCTTCTACCAACACTGTTTAAAGTGGCAAAATCGCAAAAGCTGAAGAATGTGGTTTTTGATGAAGCCCACCTAATTGATACGTGGGGAGAGTCATTCCGCCCTGAATTTCAAAAAGTCGGTGCATTATTGAGTACGTTAAGGCAAATGGGCGGGGTGTTTAGGACTGTTTTTCTTTCCGCGACCTTCTCTGAACAAACATTAACGACTATCACTACACTTTTTGGTCAACCCCAAAAGCCTCCCGTTTTAGTTAATGGTGCATTTTTACGCCCAGAACCGATTACACGAAAGACAAAAGTACCTGAGGGCACCTATTTTGACGAAATTATCGGCAAAGTACTATCTAGCCCTAAACCGCTGATCGTATATGGCGCGACAAAATCAGACTGTACAGACCTTTACAATCGTTTATCTGAACTAGACATTGCGCGAATACGCTTATTTACCGGTGACACGGGTGATGACGAAAGAAATCGCGTCATTCGTGATTGGAGTGAAAATGGTGTCGATATTATTGTAGCGACATCAGCATTCGGCGTTGGTATGGATAAAAGTGATGTACGCACGGTTATCCATGCGGGTATTAGCGAGAACATTGATGCCTTTTATCAAGAAATTGGCCGAAGCGGACGTGATGGTAAAGCGGCATATTGTGAAGTGATTTACCATGCAAATCAGTTGAATCGTAGAAACCAAAATAAAAAAATTAGCACGGAATTGGGTCATGCTCGCTGGCAGGCAATGTGGAAGAGCAAAACAGAGGTGTCTGAAAACATCTACCAGATCCGTGTGACAGCGCAGGCTAGTCATATCGAACGCTACACTGAAGCGAATGAGAATTGGAACTGGAAAACACTGCTAATGATGCAGCGCGCAGGTTTGATACGCCTCTCCTATCCTGATGTATCTGGTCTACCGAGCGAACATGAAGATCAACCCGAATTTTGGAAAGATTTCTCCAGCAAAGTTTTGGTCGAAATCAGGCATGATCGGCATGTGGTTGAGGATACTTGGGACAGCATTGTTGGCCCTCATCGTAAGCGAGAAATTCAAATAGAACGCCAGCGATTCAAAGATCTACTGGAATGGCTAAATGACCAAACCCAACTTTGCGATGTATTGCAAAAAAGCTACCAATTAGACGGGTACATGCCGGATAAGGTATGTGGGGCCTGTGATGTGGTTAATAATACTCCCGAGCGACTTTCTCTCGTAGGTCAGAGTGTCCGTGTAACAAAGCCATTTGAAGATTTCCCTGAAAATAGCTTGTTTTATTTTGAATATTCACCTTACACACTAGAAAGTATTGTTAAAGCATTCAGGCAAGCGCTGATTGATGGCAAAGTTTCTATGCTCGTGTGTTCAGAACAGTTCCTGAAAAACGCTGAGCCTTATTTAAAACAACTCAAATATCTTGTTTGGTTTTATGCCCCGCTTTCAGACTATTTAAAAGACAAATGCGCGCTTCACGATTACCCGAAGTTTATCATTCAAGACGATGTTAGCGGCCCAGCAGCACCAAAGTTACCGGATGAGTGGTTAGAAAAGCACTCGAATATTTTTGTCGCGAATGCGCAACTTAATGACCCTGATCATCCTTATCGTAAATGGTGGGAGTCGGACAACTCCATACAACCATTGGCCAACATAGTGAGTTCATAA
- the dpdE gene encoding protein DpdE, giving the protein MIVIGSLVTASYVFKGMGKVKSIDYDLKTASIGFFSSPLTPYANVMEVALCDLEVVTSLGVRAEVFVQFPNSQTWKMGHYDGERPGNQALVTFSSSMRDVFDFTELFVPNAHPESEYNPYEYLKGRATSSPYICGALSAFYQAYYEQRRACRSISSLISSSVELEKHQLAVVYEVLKDTEKKYLLCDEVGLGKTIEAGFIIRQHVLECGHDSRVLVLVPGPLVGQWQSELSTRFHLGDLLNTESEDEEPKIQICSFAEALMYSDVPSMVVVDEAHQLSSFPFSGKFKEEALFDAIADLSHQADITLLLTGTPMAGHRSAYFALLHLLNSQHFPLNNQAIETFNKTLPQQGRLREIYRLFKAENDDGLIDAALDDLESLNLQDDELQQLIELLRPLVDMFADSIDLVARDQSVKALSEHIGRKYLYDYRMLRNSRATGFETAQHSEIEALFPGLNPAELIHWRAPEEGAYLDEHFEQYRSEAVFDQASFLALPVSDFKQWSEALLTSPLCFASKIKTYLADNTLSEIEIEHWQHMLAQTNDEQIQKNASLSEAVGGWLTANENGKAVIFCGEKQTADNVCEYLSAQLNVGVERHNDKDVIAFNSDDEIRVLVCDEKGEDGLNLQGKKRLSVHYSMPILLSRLEQRNGRLNRYSALSTGVSPIDTFILAPARDTFYSKWIEVLKEGVGCFEYYRANIQDEIDLKLEQQIWPDIRSNGYAALESAIGDLQKCTKDIYRSREIIAKLATIDLDAEKAEKVLAQMRQSDEVFEESGAISHWITEGVLFDRKKEGEDLYRFRFQSGRTKLSSSTLLSKCIVGIDIESSSYIAPVTRVLSFSRRRCVENGSYPLRYGQPFVDAIADVSKSSPFGNSSAIIRQIGGNIEPKLFFIPQWLVEAESSSKSEQIAMDSVAPPTVISAVYTETAQQESTPIINTLIAAPYSKGGTRVYHGDQLIDYKDENITIAGGQELVDIWALVEGKIDRTRFVSALDSVYEASKSDAIRSFYDGAESVGDITAKATLLTLKYVLLFGGGS; this is encoded by the coding sequence ATGATAGTTATAGGCTCTTTAGTAACTGCTTCCTATGTTTTTAAAGGTATGGGTAAAGTTAAATCTATCGATTATGATTTAAAGACTGCGTCTATAGGCTTTTTTTCTTCTCCTCTGACCCCTTACGCAAATGTTATGGAAGTAGCTTTATGTGATCTTGAGGTAGTTACATCTTTGGGAGTCAGAGCTGAGGTATTCGTTCAGTTTCCCAATTCACAAACATGGAAAATGGGTCACTATGATGGTGAAAGACCTGGCAATCAAGCGCTGGTTACTTTCTCTAGTAGTATGCGTGATGTTTTTGATTTTACTGAGTTGTTTGTCCCTAATGCTCATCCAGAAAGTGAATACAATCCCTATGAATATCTAAAAGGACGAGCGACGTCATCTCCTTATATTTGCGGGGCGTTGTCTGCATTCTACCAAGCCTACTATGAACAAAGACGGGCTTGTCGTTCCATCTCTTCATTGATTTCAAGTTCCGTAGAGCTAGAAAAGCACCAACTCGCTGTTGTCTACGAAGTACTCAAAGACACAGAAAAAAAATACTTGTTATGTGATGAGGTCGGTTTAGGTAAAACAATAGAGGCCGGTTTTATCATTCGCCAGCATGTCCTTGAGTGTGGGCATGACAGTCGAGTGTTGGTTTTGGTACCAGGCCCCTTAGTTGGGCAATGGCAATCTGAGTTATCAACGCGATTTCATCTTGGCGACCTGCTGAATACTGAATCTGAAGACGAAGAGCCTAAAATCCAAATTTGCTCTTTTGCCGAAGCGCTTATGTATTCTGATGTCCCCTCCATGGTCGTTGTGGATGAAGCACACCAGCTCTCAAGTTTCCCTTTTAGCGGAAAGTTCAAGGAGGAAGCGCTGTTTGATGCTATTGCCGATCTTTCCCACCAAGCGGATATCACCTTGTTATTGACGGGAACGCCAATGGCAGGGCATAGATCGGCATATTTTGCTCTTCTGCATTTACTGAATAGCCAGCATTTTCCGCTCAACAACCAAGCCATTGAAACATTTAATAAAACGTTACCGCAGCAGGGACGTCTTAGAGAAATATATCGCCTTTTCAAGGCGGAGAACGATGATGGTTTAATTGATGCTGCGCTAGATGATCTCGAAAGTTTAAATTTGCAAGACGATGAGTTACAGCAACTGATTGAGCTCTTGAGACCGTTGGTGGATATGTTCGCAGATAGCATAGACTTAGTTGCTCGTGATCAATCAGTCAAAGCGCTTTCCGAACATATCGGGCGAAAGTATCTCTACGATTACAGAATGTTGCGAAATTCACGTGCAACAGGCTTCGAGACGGCGCAACACAGCGAGATTGAAGCCCTTTTTCCTGGCTTGAATCCTGCTGAGTTGATTCATTGGCGCGCACCAGAAGAAGGCGCTTATCTGGATGAACATTTTGAGCAATACCGCAGTGAAGCTGTTTTTGATCAAGCGTCATTTCTCGCATTACCCGTCTCTGATTTTAAGCAATGGTCAGAGGCACTGCTGACAAGCCCATTGTGTTTCGCGAGCAAAATTAAGACGTATTTGGCAGACAATACGCTATCAGAGATAGAGATTGAGCATTGGCAGCACATGTTGGCACAGACCAACGATGAGCAAATCCAAAAAAATGCTTCACTGAGCGAAGCTGTGGGTGGATGGCTGACAGCGAATGAAAACGGCAAAGCGGTTATTTTCTGTGGCGAAAAGCAGACAGCGGACAACGTATGCGAGTATTTATCTGCGCAACTAAATGTAGGTGTAGAACGGCATAATGACAAAGATGTGATTGCATTCAACTCAGATGATGAAATACGCGTCTTGGTGTGTGACGAAAAAGGGGAAGATGGCTTAAACCTGCAAGGTAAAAAGCGTCTGTCGGTTCATTACAGCATGCCTATTTTGCTTAGCCGATTAGAGCAGCGAAATGGTCGTTTGAATCGTTATAGTGCTTTATCAACTGGTGTTAGCCCTATTGATACATTTATTCTGGCACCGGCGCGAGACACTTTTTACAGCAAGTGGATTGAAGTATTGAAAGAGGGGGTAGGCTGTTTCGAGTACTATCGCGCCAACATTCAAGATGAGATAGACCTGAAACTTGAGCAACAGATCTGGCCAGATATTCGTAGTAACGGCTACGCAGCTTTAGAGTCTGCGATTGGTGACTTGCAAAAGTGCACAAAAGATATCTATCGAAGCAGAGAAATCATTGCGAAATTGGCGACCATTGATCTGGATGCTGAAAAAGCCGAAAAGGTTTTAGCCCAGATGCGTCAATCTGACGAAGTATTTGAAGAGTCTGGCGCGATAAGTCATTGGATTACAGAAGGTGTTCTCTTTGATAGAAAAAAAGAAGGGGAAGACCTATACCGTTTTCGCTTTCAGTCAGGAAGAACAAAATTAAGCTCTTCAACCTTGCTAAGTAAATGTATTGTCGGCATCGATATTGAGTCTTCGTCCTACATAGCACCAGTAACCCGCGTACTATCGTTTTCGAGGAGACGTTGTGTTGAAAATGGAAGTTACCCTCTAAGGTATGGTCAACCATTTGTAGACGCTATAGCGGATGTTTCCAAATCATCTCCATTTGGAAACAGCAGTGCAATAATCCGTCAGATTGGGGGGAACATCGAGCCGAAATTGTTTTTTATCCCTCAATGGTTAGTTGAAGCAGAAAGTTCATCGAAATCAGAGCAGATTGCAATGGACTCTGTGGCGCCTCCTACCGTCATTTCTGCGGTGTATACAGAAACTGCTCAGCAAGAATCAACACCTATCATCAATACATTGATTGCAGCACCATATAGCAAAGGCGGCACACGCGTATATCATGGTGACCAACTTATTGATTATAAAGATGAAAATATCACGATTGCTGGGGGGCAGGAACTTGTTGATATTTGGGCGTTAGTTGAAGGGAAAATTGATAGAACACGTTTTGTTTCTGCGCTGGATTCGGTTTATGAAGCGAGTAAATCAGACGCTATACGGTCGTTTTATGACGGCGCGGAATCGGTTGGGGATATCACCGCAAAAGCCACGCTTTTAACCCTCAAGTATGTACTCCTGTTTGGGGGGGGGTCGTAA
- the queC gene encoding 7-cyano-7-deazaguanine synthase QueC has protein sequence MSRAVVVFSGGQDSTTCLVQALDLYDEVHAITFDYGQRHKREIEVAKALAAKLNVTSHKVLDVTMFNELAVSALTKEDISVSHELMENGLPNTFVPGRNILFLTLAGVYAYQVEADIVITGVCETDFSGYPDCRDEFVKLMQETLCKGLDRKIVISTPLMWLNKAETWGLADKYQSVELIRNETLTCYNGVIGDGCGDCPSCLLRKRGLEEYLNSKGSTSK, from the coding sequence TTGTCAAGAGCCGTAGTCGTTTTTAGTGGTGGACAAGATTCTACAACATGCCTTGTTCAAGCATTGGATTTATATGATGAAGTTCATGCTATTACATTTGATTATGGGCAGCGACATAAGCGAGAAATTGAAGTAGCCAAGGCATTAGCGGCTAAATTGAATGTTACTAGCCATAAAGTCCTAGATGTAACAATGTTTAACGAGCTAGCTGTTTCAGCATTAACTAAAGAAGATATCTCTGTTTCTCATGAACTTATGGAAAATGGGTTACCAAATACGTTTGTTCCGGGTCGCAATATTTTGTTCTTAACTCTTGCTGGTGTATACGCATATCAAGTAGAAGCCGACATTGTCATTACCGGCGTATGTGAGACTGATTTTTCTGGCTATCCTGATTGCCGAGATGAGTTTGTTAAGTTAATGCAAGAAACATTGTGTAAAGGGTTGGATAGAAAGATTGTTATATCTACCCCGTTAATGTGGTTAAACAAGGCTGAAACATGGGGTCTTGCCGATAAATACCAGAGTGTAGAGTTGATCCGTAATGAAACATTAACTTGTTACAATGGCGTTATAGGCGACGGATGTGGTGATTGTCCTTCTTGCCTACTTAGGAAGCGTGGTTTAGAAGAGTATTTGAACAGTAAAGGTTCAACTTCGAAATGA